A single Triticum dicoccoides isolate Atlit2015 ecotype Zavitan chromosome 2A, WEW_v2.0, whole genome shotgun sequence DNA region contains:
- the LOC119356145 gene encoding O-fucosyltransferase 29-like isoform X1, with the protein MGRKPDPAKPHYGGGSASPKTARRAQPSPVFLGTALFVLGFVSLFTGHIVTDADWSRIRSRWRSNQVRNTEPIDIWKSRYSNLYYGCSGRSPKLRSAVSENSSTGYLLIATSGGLNQQRIGITDAVVVAWILNATLVVPELDHRSFWKDDSEFSDIFDTDWFISYLSKDVTVVKRIPYEVMISMDKLPWTMRAPRKSMPEFYIDEVLPILMRRRALQLTKFDYRLTNDLDEELQKLRCRVNFHALRFKRPIQTLGKKLVRRLRVMSSRYVAIHLRFEPDMLAFSGCYYGGGEKERKELAEIRKRWDTLPQDLSAEDERTRGKCPLTPHEIGLMLRALGFGNETYLYVASGEIYGGEETLRPLRELFPNFYTKELLAGDDLKPFLPFSSRLAAVDFIVCDESDVFVTNNNGNMAKVLAGRRRYMGHKRTIRPNTRKLNVLFQTRNQTGWDTFSRKVKKIQRGLMGEPDDPRHGRDDFHEMPSSCICQRVPVNRSATIQTRNLLSQLR; encoded by the exons ATGGGGAGGAAGCCTGATCCGGCGAAGCCacactacggcggcggctccgcctcgccgaagacggcgaggagggCTCAGCCTTCCCCGGTGTTCCTGGGCACGGCTCTATTCGTCCTAGGCTTCGTATCGCTCTTCACCGGGCACATCGTCACCGACGCCGACTGGTCGCGGATCCGGAGCCGGTGGCGGTCCAATCAG GTTCGAAACACTGAACCCATTGATATTTGGAAATCAAGGTATTCCAACTTGTACTATGGATGCAGCGGGAGGAGCCCAAAATTAAGAT CTGCTGTGTCGGAGAACAGTTCTACCGGCTACTTGCTGATTGCTACTAGCGGGGGACTGAACCAACAACGCATAGGG ATAACAGATGCTGTTGTTGTTGCCTGGATTTTGAATGCCACACTTGTTGTGCCCGAGTTAGACCACCGCTCATTCTGGAAGGATGACAG CGAATTCTCCGATATTTTTGACACGGACTGGTTCATATCGTACCTATCAAAGGATGTAACTGTTGTTAAAAGGATCCCTTATGAAGTTATGATATCGATGGATAAACTTCCATGGACTATGCGGGCACCTAGAAAATCCATGCCTGAGTTTTACATTGATGAAGTTTTGCCTATTCTGATGCGAAGGAGA GCTTTGCAGCTCACGAAGTTTGATTATCGGCTCACGAATGATCTTGATGAAGAATTGCAGAAGTTACGGTGTCGAGTAAACTTTCATGCATTAAGATTCAAAAGGCCCATACAAACTCTGGGTAAAAAATTGGTGCGAAGGTTGAGAGTCATGAGCTCACGATATGTCGCCATTCACTTGAG GTTTGAACCTGACATGCTTGCATTTTCTGGCTGTTACTATGGTGGTGgtgaaaaagaaagaaaggaactTGCTGAAATTAGGAAACGGTGGGATACATTACCT CAGGACTTGAGTGCTGAGGATGAGCGTACTAGGGGAAAATGTCCATTAACTCCTCATGAAATTGGTTTAATGCTGCGAGCTCTTGGTTTTGGCAATGAAACTTACCTGTATGTTGCTTCTGGAGAAATATATGGCGGGGAAGAAACTCTCCGGCCTCTGCGCGAACTCTTTCCAAACTTCTACACCAAGGAGTTGCTTGCTGGGGATGATCTGAAACCATTCCTTCCTTTTTCTTCACGATTGGCTGCTGTTGACTTCATTGTATGTGATGAGAGTGATGTTTTTGTTACCAATAATAACGGAAACATGGCCAAGGTGTTAGCTGGGCGCAG GCGATACATGGGCCATAAGAGAACTATTCGCCCAAACACAAGAAAGCTCAATGTATTATTTCAGACACGGAATCAAACGGGTTGGGATACATTTTCACGGAAGGTAAAGAAAATCCAGCGGGGCCTTATGGGGGAACCAGATGATCCCAGACATGGACGAGATGATTTCCATGAAATGCCATCATCTTGTATCTGCCAAAGAGTGCCAGTGAACAGATCGGCAACGATACAAACTCGAAACTTGTTATCTCAATTGAGATAG
- the LOC119356145 gene encoding O-fucosyltransferase 29-like isoform X2 gives MGRKPDPAKPHYGGGSASPKTARRAQPSPVFLGTALFVLGFVSLFTGHIVTDADWSRIRSRWRSNQVRNTEPIDIWKSRYSNLYYGCSGRSPKLRSAVSENSSTGYLLIATSGGLNQQRIGITDAVVVAWILNATLVVPELDHRSFWKDDSEFSDIFDTDWFISYLSKDVTVVKRIPYEVMISMDKLPWTMRAPRKSMPEFYIDEVLPILMRRRALQLTKFDYRLTNDLDEELQKLRCRVNFHALRFKRPIQTLGKKLVRRLRVMSSRYVAIHLRFEPDMLAFSGCYYGGGEKERKELAEIRKRWDTLPDLSAEDERTRGKCPLTPHEIGLMLRALGFGNETYLYVASGEIYGGEETLRPLRELFPNFYTKELLAGDDLKPFLPFSSRLAAVDFIVCDESDVFVTNNNGNMAKVLAGRRRYMGHKRTIRPNTRKLNVLFQTRNQTGWDTFSRKVKKIQRGLMGEPDDPRHGRDDFHEMPSSCICQRVPVNRSATIQTRNLLSQLR, from the exons ATGGGGAGGAAGCCTGATCCGGCGAAGCCacactacggcggcggctccgcctcgccgaagacggcgaggagggCTCAGCCTTCCCCGGTGTTCCTGGGCACGGCTCTATTCGTCCTAGGCTTCGTATCGCTCTTCACCGGGCACATCGTCACCGACGCCGACTGGTCGCGGATCCGGAGCCGGTGGCGGTCCAATCAG GTTCGAAACACTGAACCCATTGATATTTGGAAATCAAGGTATTCCAACTTGTACTATGGATGCAGCGGGAGGAGCCCAAAATTAAGAT CTGCTGTGTCGGAGAACAGTTCTACCGGCTACTTGCTGATTGCTACTAGCGGGGGACTGAACCAACAACGCATAGGG ATAACAGATGCTGTTGTTGTTGCCTGGATTTTGAATGCCACACTTGTTGTGCCCGAGTTAGACCACCGCTCATTCTGGAAGGATGACAG CGAATTCTCCGATATTTTTGACACGGACTGGTTCATATCGTACCTATCAAAGGATGTAACTGTTGTTAAAAGGATCCCTTATGAAGTTATGATATCGATGGATAAACTTCCATGGACTATGCGGGCACCTAGAAAATCCATGCCTGAGTTTTACATTGATGAAGTTTTGCCTATTCTGATGCGAAGGAGA GCTTTGCAGCTCACGAAGTTTGATTATCGGCTCACGAATGATCTTGATGAAGAATTGCAGAAGTTACGGTGTCGAGTAAACTTTCATGCATTAAGATTCAAAAGGCCCATACAAACTCTGGGTAAAAAATTGGTGCGAAGGTTGAGAGTCATGAGCTCACGATATGTCGCCATTCACTTGAG GTTTGAACCTGACATGCTTGCATTTTCTGGCTGTTACTATGGTGGTGgtgaaaaagaaagaaaggaactTGCTGAAATTAGGAAACGGTGGGATACATTACCT GACTTGAGTGCTGAGGATGAGCGTACTAGGGGAAAATGTCCATTAACTCCTCATGAAATTGGTTTAATGCTGCGAGCTCTTGGTTTTGGCAATGAAACTTACCTGTATGTTGCTTCTGGAGAAATATATGGCGGGGAAGAAACTCTCCGGCCTCTGCGCGAACTCTTTCCAAACTTCTACACCAAGGAGTTGCTTGCTGGGGATGATCTGAAACCATTCCTTCCTTTTTCTTCACGATTGGCTGCTGTTGACTTCATTGTATGTGATGAGAGTGATGTTTTTGTTACCAATAATAACGGAAACATGGCCAAGGTGTTAGCTGGGCGCAG GCGATACATGGGCCATAAGAGAACTATTCGCCCAAACACAAGAAAGCTCAATGTATTATTTCAGACACGGAATCAAACGGGTTGGGATACATTTTCACGGAAGGTAAAGAAAATCCAGCGGGGCCTTATGGGGGAACCAGATGATCCCAGACATGGACGAGATGATTTCCATGAAATGCCATCATCTTGTATCTGCCAAAGAGTGCCAGTGAACAGATCGGCAACGATACAAACTCGAAACTTGTTATCTCAATTGAGATAG
- the LOC119356147 gene encoding aquaporin TIP2-3 codes for MVKLAFGSLGDSFSATSVRSYVAEFIATLLFVFAGVGSAISYGQLTQGGALDPAGLVAIAIAHAFALFVGVAMAANISGGHLNPAVTFGLAVGGHVTILTGLFYWVAQLLGATVACLLLQFVTHGQPMPTHAVSGISEVEGVVMEIVITFALVYTVYATAADPKKGSLGTIAPMAIGFIVGANILAAGPFSGGSMNPARSFGPAVAAGNFSGHWVYWVGPLIGGGLAGLVYGDVFIASYQPVGHQEYP; via the exons ATGGTGAAGCTTGCATTTGGAAGCTTGGGCGACTCGTTCAGCGCCACGTCCGTCAGATCCTATGTCGCGGAGTTCATCGCCACCCTCCTCTTCGTGTTCGCCGGCGTCGGGTCCGCCATTTCCTACG GGCAACTGACGCAGGGTGGCGCGCTGGACCCCGCTGGCCTTGTGGCGATCGCCATCGCCCATGCCTTCGCCCTCTTCGTCGGTGTGGCCATGGCGGCCAACATCTCCGGCGGCCACCTGAACCCCGCCGTCACGTTCGGCCTCGCCGTCGGCGGCCACGTCACCATCCTCACTGGGCTCTTCTACTGGGTCGCCCAGCTGCTCGGCGCCACCGTGGCATGCCTCCTCCTGCAGTTTGTCACCCACGGCCAG CCTATGCCGACGCACGCCGTGTCCGGGATCAGCGAGGTCGAGGGCGTGGTGATGGAGATCGTGATCACCTTCGCGCTGGTGTACACGGTGTACGCCACGGCGGCCGACCCCAAGAAGGGCTCCCTCGGCACCATCGCGCCCATGGCGATCGGCTTCATCGTCGGCGCCAACATCCTCGCCGCCGGGCCCTTCAGCGGCGGCTCCATGAACCCGGCGCGCTCCTTCGGCCCGGCCGTGGCGGCCGGCAACTTCTCCGGCCACTGGGTGTACTGGGTCGGGCCGCTCATCGGCGGCGGCCTCGCCGGGCTCGTCTACGGCGACGTGTTCATCGCCTCCTACCAGCCGGTCGGCCACCAGGAGTACCCGTGA
- the LOC119356146 gene encoding probable aquaporin TIP5-1, which produces MASNLGMRLKHCFSPPSLRSYFAEFISTFLFVFTAVGSAISARMLTPDVTSDASSLVATAVAQSFGLFAAVFIAADVSGGHANPAVTFAFAIGGNIGVLTAIFYWTCQLLGSTLACLVLHFLSAGQAVPTTRIAVEMTGFGASIVEGVMTFLLVYTVHVAGDPRAQGRKGLATTALGALVVGFMTGACVLAAGSLTGASMNPARSFGPAVVSGDFKNQAVYWAGPMIGAAVAAVVHQNLMFPSAPEPLPHESRHGSVETVVV; this is translated from the exons ATGGCGTCCAACCTCGGCATGCGCTTGAAGCACTGCTTCTCGCCGCCGTCCCTCCGGTCCTACTTCGCCGAGTTCATCTCCACCTTCCTCTTCGTGTTCACCGCCGTCGGCTCCGCCATCTCCGCCA GGATGCTCACGCCCGACGTCACGTCCGACGCCTCGTCTCTGGTGGCCACCGCCGTCGCGCAGTCGTTCGGGCTCTTCGCCGCGGTGTTCATCGCCGCCGACGTCTCCGGCGGCCACGCCAACCCGGCCGTCACGTTCGCCTTCGCCATCGGCGGCAACATCGGTGTCCTGACCGCCATCTTCTACTGGACGTGCCAACTGCTCGGCTCCACACTCGCCTGCCTCGTCCTCCACTTCCTCTCCGCCGGCCAG GCCGTGCCGACGACGAGGATCGCGGTGGAGATGACCGGGTTCGGCGCGTCGATCGTGGAGGGGGTGATGACGTTCTTGCTCGTGTACACCGTGCACGTCGCCGGCGACCCTCGCGCACAAGGCAGGAAGGGGCTCGCAACGACGGCGCTGGGCGCGCTGGTGGTCGGGTTCATGACGGGCGCCTGCGTGCTGGCGGCGGGCTCGCTCACGGGCGCGTCCATGAACCCCGCGCGGTCGTTCGGGCCGGCGGTTGTCAGCGGCGACTTCAAGAACCAGGCCGTGTACTGGGCCGGTCCCATGATCGGTGCGGCCGTCGCGGCGGTGGTGCATCAGAACCTGATGTTCCCGTccgcgccggagccgctgccgcaCGAGTCGCGCCATGGGAGCGTGGAAACGGTGGTTGTGTGA